DNA from Triticum aestivum cultivar Chinese Spring chromosome 7D, IWGSC CS RefSeq v2.1, whole genome shotgun sequence:
CAAGAAGAAAGTAAACTGAACCAAAGCCACTTGCTAATGTCTTTTCGTAGAGCGTCTTATTGACCAAAAGCTGAGAAGAGGTATTGATGTCAAACAAACTATATCTTCTGTCGCACTGAGAAGCACATAAAAACCTTGGTTTCCTAAAGACATTAACTTAACAAGCTTTGCCATTTAAAATTGTATCATTGTTTTTATGCATGTACTCATGAGTCAGtactgttgaagtgtatatgtggatttcctaaccctttccatcagttcggactattggttgcgttggctagtgcatgaagcttaacaagtagtccctctgtaaactaatataagagcatttagatcactaaagtagtgatctaaacgctcttatattagtttacggagggagtactagcataCTAGCTATGTCTGTCCCCCTTTGCAAATCGAACCATATAAACACTTTCACTATTATGCAAATATAGATTAATATAAATGATCTACCTGGTATCTATCTCTGGTCTGTTTGTATCCCAGAGTCACACGGAACACGAGTATTGCAAGTGCAGTAAAAGCAGCTAGATCAAGAAGGAAAGCTGACCTGCATTACATACCATGGAAGAAATGCAAACAACGTTACTTGTTTTGAGAAAATAAGAAATAATTCTCTAATATTACTGATGCAAACTACATACTTACGGAGATGAGGCTAAACTCTCAAATTTGTAGTTGACAACATATGCCAACAATCCTATAACGGTAGCTATATCAAGCCTTACCTGTATTAAGGAAAATGTTATCTCAACAACCCAAAGTGCAGGAGTGAAAAATGAAAAGGAGAAAACAAAAGATTCAAGAGGGAATTACTGTATCAAGGATGCGGAATGACAACTTTTTGTGAGGGAAAACCACCTGTAGACAAGCGTAATTACTATGATATTTAGCACTATTCTCTTAACGCAGAAGATATACATTTCTCTTGTGTTTTCTCGAAATATAAAGTACTATGATGCTAAATATATTCTTAATAGTGCATAGGCTTTTGGATGCACCGTCAGATTGTCAGTACTGAAATCTGCATTGAAGAGTTTGTCCAATTTTTTCATCTTAATAATAGATAGAGACTATGAGCATTGTACTTTAGATGTAGGTAAACCAAATGTGCCCATGAGACTGATGCACTTACTGGCAGATCTGGGATGGGTATTTTCTCGTAAATTTTCAATTGCGGCGGCAGCATCTGCATCTCAGAGCTCTCCTTCTCATTACTTTGAGCAGAATCATCGGAATAAAGTATGATCAGTTCTTCGAATGCTGGTTCCTGGCAAATAACTAAATGGAATTATGTCTCTTCGTTGCAGACTATTTTGATAAAGTAACATTTATGTAGCTTATGAGCATCCCAAACCCACGGTAAGTACAAAGAGAATAACAGATAATCATCTGAATATTGTCAGTTTGCAGCTAATGAAAAAATGTCTCAGACATTTGGGGAAAATGTTGTGTCCATGATTTGTTTACATTTAATTATTTCTTATGCTTATGCTTCATCACGCAAGGTCCTTCATGGTCATATATGAGACTACAGAGTGCAAGCCAGTTCTATTTGCACATGAAGCAGGATTCGATGATATAATAGTGCTCGAAGCTTCGAACCACTCTACCCTCTCTTTTTCACACAACATGGTGAATACTTCACAATCATAATATAAATAGTCATGTTCATAACCTACTGGTAAGAGAAGGTGTTCAGATATCAAATACCAAATACCTGGAGAGTAGACTTGGCAAATAAAATGCCAAAAGAAGCTTTTATTATCTCCCAAATATTGTTGTCACAAGCTTCTCTGCTTGCTGGCTCCCATATGTTTGCAAGGGTAATTCTAGGCAGAAAATTTGGCCTGAAGCAAAAGCAGAATATACCTCATAAATTCATAAACATATAGCGGTCAAGTACCAAATATGCACCCCAAATAAACGAGGAAAACCCTGTAGTATGAATTTTAATGTTGATTATATCGCATTTCAACGATACTAATATACATAGGAAAAGAAAGAAACCGATAAATACGGGTGACAGCAATACTTCTGGGGTTCTTGTGGCATAGAAGGATGTACGCAAAGGAAAATAAGAATTTATAATTAGCAAGTGGTTATGAGGTTATATACTTACAGTCAAACCCTGGTCTCCGCTAGTACTAATGCTAGATTTGCCTAAGTTCATATAAAGCAGAAGCAAAGATATGCCCCTAAAATAGCATACGAAAACCAGCATCTACTCGGAATCTAACCTCACATAGCCTTCAGATTGTTTTGCTTCAGTATCAGATTTCAGTGTTGCCTCTGGTAGAGAAGGAATTAATCCTGTCCATGTAAGCACTCTTCTTAGGAGTCTGCCACGAGGACCGACAGGTGAAAGAAATCCTTCATAACGAGAGACTGCCCTCTGTGCAGCAATCCAAATAGGAAGATCCGCATCTGGTAATTGATCTGGCGTAAGGTTGCCCCGAGAATAGTTTTCTATCAGCAACAGTGAGTTCTCTGCATAAGTATGCTCTTTCAGCCAGAGCTTCAATTTGTCAATCCAGATCTGAAATCCCGGGCTCCCTGTCGATTTTTTCAATGCCTGGTATGAACTAAAATAATCACATACAATTAGCTAAGAGTGCGGTACAGTCATGCTGAATCATAGAAATGACAGGTATAGCAGTCATTATGAGTTCAGACAAGAGAATAATACGTGAATATCAGTGTATTTGGCGTTATTTAGCCATGTTAGGAAATTCGCTGCATAAATTACCACAGTATATTTATGCTATCCTAAGTTGAATATTCTTGACAGCGCAGTTCACAACTATCTAAGGGAATACATGTATAACTAAATTCAGTCAGAGTGCGACTGAATGAGTTAAGTTGGAATGTGATTAAATGAGAGGTGAGCAAGACATACAGAATGCAATCAAATGGACTGTCATGAGGGGAAGATTGACTGACCTCATTGGTCCATTTCCCCAGGTTCCCCAAGGGTTTGGAAAGGCTGAAGAAAATATTCTGCAACAGTTTCGACTGCAGGTAATCAAGTTTCTCTACCAATAGTAGGCCCTTCTGGCTCTCGGTCGAATACCCACGCCTGCCAAGGTCAAGAATTAGTCGTACCACAGGAGCTCCATTTCCCTTTTGCGTATATGCAACAGACTACAAAGTCACAGGACCAAATTAAAACTCACCGGAATATGATGGCATTAGACTCGGCTGCCTTCTTCCAGTCGACGTAAACTGGCAGCGTCAGGAGGTAATCGCTGTTGAGGGAGTAGGTCAGGAGCAGGTCCTGGGCAGAGAGCTCTTCAAACTGTGCGTTGCGCAGGAGGTTCATGAAGGCGCGCTGGAAATGGGTCGCAAAGGCAACCCTTTTTGTGATCATCACACAAGCAAGAACCATGGTTAGCTAGCTAGTAGTGGCAGTACCAATTTCAATTGGTTGAGCAAGTATATAAGTGTAATAACAAAAGAGGATTAGAGTGGATTTTAGTACCTGGTGGGAGATATGGGAGCTGGATCCGGTGATAAGCCGAGCAGAGTCTTCCAGTCCAGGCTTCTGGAGAGAAACGACATcctgtcgtcgtcgtcatcgccgcCGTCCTGGGACATGCCGAAGAGCCCGGAGCCCCTGCCGTTCATCGATGACGACGCCCGGTTGCCGCCGGAGGCTTTGCCAGGCCccttctcctcgtcctcctcgtccggGAGCATGTAGTAGGCGCGCATCTGCTCGAGCGTCTCCTTGTGCTCCGCGTGCAGGACCGCGTCCAAGCACCTGCAGGGCACCAGCAAGGCCGTGTCAGTTCCCCCCATTCTATCTACACATGCCGATCTTTTTTTAGCGGAGGAGGGGCGCGGGAGTGAGTACTGGCCTCGCGAATCGCCTGAAGTCTTCGGCGGCGGTCGgggaggggaagagggagagggcggcgTCGAGCAGCGCCGCCTTGGGGACGGCGATGTAGCGCTGGCGCGGCACGTTGATGCCGCCCCCCTTGTCGTCCCCATCCTTCCCCCCGTCGCGCGTCTGCTGCTCGTGTTCTTGCTGCTCGCCGTCGACGGTGGCCGCGCAAACTCCGACGCCGTCTTGGGAGAAGGGGGGATCGGGATCGGGGCCGGCGTCGGCGCGGAGGGGCTCGAACTGGACCGGCGAGAGGTTGCCGACGGAGCAGCGGGCCGCGGTGGAGAACGAGGAGGGTATGGGGATCCTACTGGTGTAAGACGGCGCCGGCGCCGCGGAGAAGGAGGGGATCGGGACGGCGGCGGCCGCCGGCGCCGGTCTGGCGCCGTGGAGCAGCAGCATCCCTTCGTTGGCGCGAACCAACGGAACGGAACGGGTGGCGCCCGAAGGATAACGCCCCCGCGGAGGCGCGGCCCGCCACGTGGGGCTCCCCCTGCTGGGCCCGTGGACGGAGCCCATCACCGGCCCAGCCGACCCGCACGAAAGGCCCGAGTCCAGCCGGCCGGCCACATCCAGCCCCAATCCTCCCCCTCTGCCCGTCTCCGGCGACCGTgatctgctctgctctgctccggtggtctccgccgCCACGGTATgcgtccctccctccccctctccctcgccgAGCCGGGCCGCGCCTCCTCGTGCTTCTACCCTCGGATCCGTTCTCCTCCCCTCAGCCAACCGCGCCGCACGCCGCCCCACTCCCGCTTGCGCCGctggccggcgccggcgcgcgctcCTCTCCTTGCCCCCCGCACCTGGCCGCCGTCTTCGGTGGCCCGCCGCCCTCGGCCAACGCCCCCAACGGATCTGTAGCTAGCTCCTCTGCTAGTGCTATCTGTATTGCATTACTGAAACCGGTTGCTAGTGATTACTAACGAGTCCAACAAAATTGGTCCATTCCTGTTACTGAGTAGACACTTTGCTTGCTGCTAACTCACAATTTCCCATCACCATGTGATGTAGGACAACGCCAATTCTAGAACCGACTGCACAGCAGTTCCAGTTGCATTGTATTGTGGGCTAACTGAACCCAGTTTCGGGATCTCAAATACAAATAGAGGCCCCCATTTTCACAAGTTCCACGACGCAATTTTCATTCAGGCTAGCACTACATAATGATATTACCCTGTTAGGTGAATCACATCTTTTCTTAGACTGCTAGGCCAAAAACAATCAGGCTGTTATGCTTTGCTTGCCAGTTTGCTTTGCCAGTACCTGTCCGGCGGTTCCATCCACCGATCCTGTCATACATGGTAGTACATCTGGCTTGATAATCTTCTGCATTTCCTCTACATTACAGGAACTTAATACACATCTGCCGCAGAACCCATGAGCAGGGGCGCCGCGGCGACCGGCAGCCTGCGGACGGCCCTCTCGTACTGCGTCCAGCAGGTGCGCAGCTACGACTACCACAACTACCTCTGCCTGCTCCACCTGCCGCCTGCCATGCGCAAGGCCGCGTTCACCTTCCGGGCCTTCAACGTCGAGACGGCCAAGGCCATGGACGTCGTGTCCGACCCCCGCAAGGGCCTCATGCGCCTCCTCTGGTGGAAGGATGTGGTCGACAAGGTCTGCGCCGGCAAGAAGGTCGAGCACCCCGTCGCGCTCGCGCTCTCCTCGGTGCTCTCCGAGCACAAGGTCAGCAAGCACTGGCTCAAGCGGTCGCTGGAGGCCAGGATCAACGACGGGAACCGGGACGAGGACGCCATCCCTGAGAACGTCCCGGAGCTGGAGAGGTACGCGGAGGACACCCAGTCGACCATCCTGTACATGACGCTGCAGGCCGGCGGGATACAGTCCACTGTTGCTGACCATGCCGCCTCGCACATCGGCAAGGCGagtgggctgctgctgctgctcaagGCGCTGCCTCACCACGTGAGCAAGCAAGGGAAGATACCGTACATCCCGGCGAGTGTAGCCGAGGAGTGCGGGCTGCTTGCGCGGGAGGGTGGCCGGACAGAGGTCAGGATGGGCGACGCGCTCCCGGATGCAGTTTTCAAGGTTGCGTCTGTTGCCGAAGCTCACCTGCAGAAGGCGCGGGAGCTGGCCACGTCTGTGCCGGCAGAGGCGGTCCCCGTGCTCCTCCCAGCCGTGCCGGCCCAAGTCCTTCTGGATTCCCTGCGACGCCGCGAATTCAATGTCTTCGACTCGCGCTTGTCCAGTGGAGTCCATGGCATATCCCCTCTGTGGTACCAGCTGAAGCTCAACTGGCACGCGTGGCGAAACAAGTACTGAATTCATCCATGCCGTGTGAACCGTGTTTGTTGAAAGCGCGGTTCAGCATGCGTTTTAGCCCAGACTAAACCTGGGGTATCCATTTACGGGAATGTAATAAGCTTGATGATGAAGAAAAGCTCTGCTACCTGCTCCAACTGGCTGTTTCTGAGCAATTTTGATGTAGCTTCCTTTTTCATTGGGTACATGCTTTGTTGAGGGTTGTTTGTTTCGTTTGTATTCGAGTATCGACATGAGGTGGATGAATGTTATCTGTTGAGCTTGTCCTTTCAGTTGTTCCTTGCCCAGATTGTTCCAATACAAGGGGGGTCGATGGATCCTCTGGGATGTGGGGCTTGATTTGTTGCACTGCCATAGTTCAATATTCAGTGACCTCTGTTGCAGGAAGAGAACCCAAGAGAGAAAGGGTTAGGCAGCTACTCTGAGATGACTTGACAAGGATATGAACCTGATGCTTTAACTCCATTGGTGCAAGCTTCAGATGTGCGGCGCCCACTATGAAGGCATAAGCAGAAGTCATGATCACCTTCATTTCGATCTCAGATTTTCAGGTAATGCAGATATGTGTGGTTAAGGATCTACTCATATGTCTTGATTGCCGTATAGGTACTGTGAATTCAGTTATAAGATAATCAGGCTGGCTAACATTTTTTTTAGCATATtagaatactactccctccgttccgaattacttgtcgcagaaatgaatgtatctagatgtattttagttctagatacatccatttctgcgacgagtaatttggaacggagggagtagttgctaaTGATTTGGTATAGAAAAATTCTTGCAAGCAATGTCATTGCATAAAGAAAAGAAGTTCCTCATTGTATCAGAAACTAGTGCCTATCTCAGCCTCATATTTGGCTTTCAGCAACTTTTTGTTTGACTTCCTTATCAGTCACAGTTAGGTACGACAGCACATCTCACTTTTCTCTATGATGTTTCTGTTTACATATTATTATGATctaaaaggaaacaaataaaatgaGGTTGGCTGGTGGTTCTGATCATGCTCCTTGCACGGTGCTTCAGCTGTTGTTGGATTCATTGCTCCCCTGTTTCTCTTACTATTTCCTTTACCTTCTCTGGTGACTGAATTTTTACAGGTTGGTCCAAAGTCCAAATTTGCAATCAATTTGCGAAATACTTTACTCTTGCTGCAAAAACCTTAATGTTGATGTGTCAGCAACTGTTTGACCTGCTGTTTATTGCCTCCTTTTTATGCAGCCTTTCTTGACGACAAAATATATTCCCACAATTATTTACATTGCAGCTTTTCGCTTCTTTTGACAACCAGAACTGCTGTAAAGTTTGACAGTTGTATTACCATTTACCAGTCAACAGGATGTGTCTTGGGAAACATTGGCGGATGAGTGAAAATGTTCCCGAATGTCACGCAACTATGGAAGTGCTTAACTTTCCGAGggcattaagaataaatggataaCACATATTGTTTCCTATAATTTCCTATAATCTGGAGGGTATGCAACATCTTGTGAGAGTTAGTCTGCAGTTTGAATTACAGCTCAATGAAATCTCTTGCATATATATCTTTTTTACGTTTGAAGTGCTACATGAAATATCTTGCATATATATCTTTTTTACATTTGAAGTGCTAAATGAAATCCCAAGTATTAATAACAGGGAGTCGATCATGTAACTTGCAATAACTTGAACCAACTACAACAGCAAAGAAGAATAAGATTTGCTGAGATAGAAAGTGCTTAGCTGGTCGGGTTTTTTTATACAGCTATTAGTACTTGGTCAGGTTTGTTTGCACTGTTGGTGGATCGAATGGTGACTTATTTTTTGCTTCCCCCTCTCCCCTATGTCAAGGTAACTGACATGCCCTCTTAGTTCTCGTAGGAATGTGTTTTAATACTGTGGTTGCTTCATTTTGTCTTCTACTTTATGACCTGAGCAAATCCTTTCATTTAATGACTTTAGCTGCAACTAAACCCTGCTGTGCAATGCTGATGGTTATTATTATTAGTTTTGTCTGCAGAAAACTCTAGCTAAGTTTAGCACATCTAGTTCGGAAGGCACGTCCTATTTATCTGATATCTCCTGAAATTGAAAAGGCTATGCATGTAGCTCTTGTCAAGGCAACTGAAACATATAGACTTAAACAACTGGCTATGCAACCACATCTTATTTGCCACTCTGAGGTTTGATAAGTTCAGCACCACGCACGAGAAGTCAATAAAGTAAGTATGCAAGTTGCAAACCTTGGGGTTTTAGAGACAAACACCTGTGCTCAATGCTTAAAAGTAACTCAACATAGCCCTTTTTCCATTGGGACCTTCACCCCTGCCTTTTTTTCTGGGTGTTTGGTCCCTGGTGGAGTAAACAGCAATCACTGGAGGAAGAAGCATTGTCCCCTTGCTTGCTGGTTGGCTCCACACCACATGCATATGCTTGCTTTGCCCCTGCCTTGGTAGTAGTAGTATATTATTGCTTGCTCCTGGCTGGGCAATGGCCTTCATGTGTGGTTGGGTCTATGCCCAGCTCAACTCATGAGTGTACTGCATTTGCAGCTTGGTCCTGGGCGCTGTATGTAGGCATGCCGTGGTAATTTCCTGGCAAGGAACAAAAGGCAATTATTGTTGCATTTGCTGCCACTGTAGACGGTAGCGCGATCCCGGCAGCCTGGTTTCGATCTGGCCGAATCACTGACAGATTTTTAACTAGTACTGTTGTAACTCCACACAGGATATTTCAGCTTGTGCTGTTGTAGTTAACCATTCATGATATCAAATTTCATTTTAACCGAAGCTTTCAGAAACCCTGATAACAGCAAACAATGTTTGCAATTTATATGTAAACATACCGTTTAGATGTACTCTACTCAATATTTTTTCTGTAGTGTGTCACATAAGGAAACACATAGTAAATGTGATGTGCACTCACGCAGGCATGCAGGGCTTGACATCACCCAGGAAAAAGTAGAAATGGAGTATGCTTGCAATCTGGTAGCTTCTTCCTTAAGCTTTGGTCAAAGGTGAGGGGAACATGTGCTCATAAGCTCAATCATAGCACCATGCTATTACTAGTTTGGAGTTAAGACTAACCTAAGCTAATGGCATACGGAAAGGATCGCTTGCTAGTTCTTCTGGCTTCAGTCGGCCCGCATACCCCAGGTAGAGAACATATTGAGTTGAACTTTTTGTCTCTTTTGTTTTTTCTCTAAGTTCTACCCTATCCATGATTCTTGAATCAGATATTCCAATATTTCATTTTTGCTGTTCTACAGATATACATTGAAGCTGTTTGGCCGCGACAAATGAAAATCATGTGAAGCAAGCTGGACAATAGCAAGGAGCGGAAATGGCATCTTCATCTGAACTGGGCCGGTGGCCTGCCCTTTGGATCTCAGTGCTTCAACTAATTACTGAGACTGGAGGAATAAAATGGGGTGATCTTGGCAAATGGTGGATCTGCCACATTCATCATTCCGTGGTACACATGGGATGAGCACAATAATGATGTAAGTACCAGGATCGTTTTCCCTTCCATTGCATATAGCTTCTCAATTCCTTTCTATTTGTTTTGTGTGCATCATTGTTCAGACACTATTATATTTTGCACGCGAGAGATATGCAGTGTGAAAACAGCATAGTAGAAGGGAGGATCAATTAGGAAGATAGAACAGAAGGGCTGCTGCGTGCATGATGGGTCCTCACATGAGAGCTTTCACGCAGGCATCATTTTATCTTCCACTGCAAACAAACATCACCATCGCCCATCTGTCCCTCCCTCCTCACTTAATTATTCCCTCCCGCCCCGCCCCCCTCGTCTCACCCTCTCGAGTTCCTGCCTTTTCCACACCATCTTTTCAACCTCATACACGCGCGCATAATTATATCATATTGTGTTCCCCCCGCTTTCTTCTCCTCTGACATTCCGGTCAGTACGCTTCATGCATGTGTTCCATCATGCCCGCTGCTTCGCACAAACTGAGCAGCATTGAGTGGTGAGAGGGGAGATTGCGGTGCGTGCATGGCTTGCGGTCAAGCATAGGGTTCGTTCTTGCATGCACTATATAAGCCAGCAGGCAGTCGGCCAGCCCGAAGCTAAGTTGGTGGGAGGCATGCATGTCATTGCTGCTCTTATGCGTGTTTGCCATCCTCTTAAAGCAGTGGCTGGGAAGCATGCATACATTCCCTGCTTCGCCGGTACCACTCAGGCCGCAAGGGGTCGCTGTCGATCTCATCCCGGCCGGGCTTTCTTGTCTCTAATGCTGTCATCTACTTGCTGCTTCAGCGTCATCCTTGGGCCATAATCACCAGCGCGTTATCTGTGGTAGGTGAGTTCCGTATATGCATTACTGTTCTTCCCTTATTGCTACGTCGTTGGTTAGCCTAGTTAATATCTCCGGGCTTGTGATTGACATTTACCTTTTCTTTTCATTCTTCTCCAGAAAGTCATTCCTTTACCTGTAGCTCTTTTTGTCGAAAAACACTTCGCCTTTGTGGCTCAGTATACGACCAGCCCAGGGCCCTAGATTATATGCTTTGCTTTTTAATCCCATTTCTTACCTTTGTAAGTTGCTGTTTGAATGTCTCATGAAACAAGAGTGACTGTTTTCCCTGAGTGGTAGAGCTATCCTGTTCCTATGAACACAAAGTACTTGTGATGTAGATAACTAGTTGGACAGAAGATTTTTGGTACCTGTCATTCTGTTAACATTACCTTCCATGCAGAGCTATATCTGAAGACATTATCACAGATACACATATATATGATGTCAAGTATATAGGTCATCCCTGTCAAATATATGATGTCAAGTTTAGTTAGTTCTCTTCTCTCTAGCATACCTATCCAACATCATATAAGCGGACTGTTCTGTATCATGATCTGGAGAAGTTCTTCCATATGCATGTCGGTTTTCTTCTCCACATATGTTTCTTATGATTGAAATTAAACGCTTTGTTGATCTAAGTTGTTTGGTTCTTTCCGGTCAGACTTTTAAATTTTCTTATTCTGCTCTGAGACTACTCATTCCCTGCGACTATGACGCcatgttgagttttctgttgtctACATGTTTTTGGCGTCAGTTATTTGCTAGTACCCAGAATCGTAGCAGAGACCTACATTTCATCGCTGATTCTGTGAGTTATTGCAGGACTTTGACATAGAGAATGCTTGGTCTATaagtgtttatttatttatttaggtaGGATCATAGCAGAGTAGAACATAGCCTGTATCGAACTAGATAAAACAATGTGAAGAACATGTG
Protein-coding regions in this window:
- the LOC123169581 gene encoding uncharacterized protein, translated to MGSVHGPSRGSPTWRAAPPRGRYPSGATRSVPLVRANEGMLLLHGARPAPAAAAVPIPSFSAAPAPSYTSRIPIPSSFSTAARCSVGNLSPVQFEPLRADAGPDPDPPFSQDGVGVCAATVDGEQQEHEQQTRDGGKDGDDKGGGINVPRQRYIAVPKAALLDAALSLFPSPTAAEDFRRFARCLDAVLHAEHKETLEQMRAYYMLPDEEDEEKGPGKASGGNRASSSMNGRGSGLFGMSQDGGDDDDDRMSFLSRSLDWKTLLGLSPDPAPISPTRVAFATHFQRAFMNLLRNAQFEELSAQDLLLTYSLNSDYLLTLPVYVDWKKAAESNAIIFRRGYSTESQKGLLLVEKLDYLQSKLLQNIFFSLSKPLGNLGKWTNEALKKSTGSPGFQIWIDKLKLWLKEHTYAENSLLLIENYSRGNLTPDQLPDADLPIWIAAQRAVSRYEGFLSPVGPRGRLLRRVLTWTGLIPSLPEATLKSDTEAKQSEGYVRPNFLPRITLANIWEPASREACDNNIWEIIKASFGILFAKSTLQEPAFEELIILYSDDSAQSNEKESSEMQMLPPQLKIYEKIPIPDLPVVFPHKKLSFRILDTVRLDIATVIGLLAYVVNYKFESLASSPSAFLLDLAAFTALAILVFRVTLGYKQTRDRYQLLVNKTLYEKTLASGFGSVYFLLDASEQQQYKEALLAYAMLLGRNKVSSRASIRDMCEQFMYEKFNAKIEMPIDKAMETLLRLGLVVELSTNGSSSSVIALPCPDAYEILKSRWDSLLEHKT
- the LOC123169582 gene encoding NADH dehydrogenase (ubiquinone) complex I, assembly factor 6, which codes for MSRGAAATGSLRTALSYCVQQVRSYDYHNYLCLLHLPPAMRKAAFTFRAFNVETAKAMDVVSDPRKGLMRLLWWKDVVDKVCAGKKVEHPVALALSSVLSEHKVSKHWLKRSLEARINDGNRDEDAIPENVPELERYAEDTQSTILYMTLQAGGIQSTVADHAASHIGKASGLLLLLKALPHHVSKQGKIPYIPASVAEECGLLAREGGRTEVRMGDALPDAVFKVASVAEAHLQKARELATSVPAEAVPVLLPAVPAQVLLDSLRRREFNVFDSRLSSGVHGISPLWYQLKLNWHAWRNKY